One Brassica napus cultivar Da-Ae chromosome A3 unlocalized genomic scaffold, Da-Ae chrA03_Random_1, whole genome shotgun sequence genomic window carries:
- the LOC125594091 gene encoding sister chromatid cohesion 1 protein 4-like, with translation MLQRQALEDGLLKEPIFTGMSVELVSLHNEPFDLRGITIIENDDRHASVGAVEDNECSAPQTRPDGSEEQPAEALTHPEDQQNIDQQEEEEVKDDNELGETACELEVPKEGDGAAADEVSLVVNDEIGQMPAEDKVDHVEGIEDLQVEGYHDGGVGGEDVCVIEITEGDVDHNAILNETDLKVEDELPHDKKTDASAEVCEIGVDNQTQCDITIGYIENGHVEAGDLALESLNEPIVEAKYDGVNPETEPDNNYEPHNDVFNEEATNMQSAPDEDPTSRDGFMRDNDEMDTMEVAHDTGFLNVDDDEDHEEDDGMQEGDETRLLENSGWSSRTRAVAKYLQTIFDKEAENGKSVVVADKLLAGKTRKEASRMFFETLVLKTRDYIQVEQAKPYESITIKPRPRLTKSIF, from the exons GAATCACGATAATTGAGAATGATGACCGTCATGCTTCTGTTGGAGCGGTGGAAGATAATGAATGTTCTGCTCCTCAAACTCGCCCTGATGGTTCTGAAGAGCAACCTGCTGAGGCTCTTACTCACCCAGAGGACCAACAAAACATAGAccaacaggaagaagaagaagtgaaagaCGATAACGAGCTTGGTGAAACAGCATGTGAGTTAGAAGTTCCAAAAGAAGGCGATGGAGCTGCTGCTGATGAAGTAAGTCTTGTAGTGAATGACGAGATCGGTCAAATGCCAGCCGAGGACAAAGTCGATCATGTAGAGGGAATAGAGGATTTACAGGTGGAAGGATACCATGATGGAGGTGTAGGCGGTGAAGATGTTTGTGTTATCGAAATTACTGAAGGTGATGTTGATCACAACGCCATTCTCAATGAGACAGACTTGAAGGTTGAAGATGAGCTTCCACATGATAAGAAGACGGATGCATCAGCTGAAGTCTGCGAGATTGGTGTAGACAACCAGACTCAATGTGATATCACAATTGGCTATATTGAAAATGGACACGTAGAAGCTGGTGATTTGGCTTTGGAAAGTCTCAACGAACCAATTGTGGAAGCAAAATATGATGGGGTGAATCCAGAGACAGAGCCTGATAACAACTACGAACCGCATAATGATGTGTTTAATGAGGAGGCTACTAATATGCAAAGTGCACCAGATGAAGATCCTACTTCTCGCGATGGTTTTATGAGAGATAACGAC GAAATGGATACAATGGAAGTGGCACATGACACAG GATTTTTGAAtgtggatgatgatgaagatcatGAAGAAGACGATGGTATGCAAGAAGGTGATGAAACTCGTCTTCTAGAGAACAGTGGTTGGTCTTCTCGTACCAG GGCTGTGGCGAAGTATCTCCAGACAATATTTGATAAAGAAGCTGAGAATGGGAAGAGTGTTGTTGTAGCGGACAAACTTTTAGCTGGGAAAACCCGTAAAGAAGCATCGAGAATGTTTTTTGAAACCCTG GTTTTGAAAACAAGAGATTATATCCAAGTTGAACAAGCTAAGCCATATGAAAGCATCACCATAAAACCGCGACCAAGACTCACCAAATCCATCTTCTAG